One stretch of Chaetodon auriga isolate fChaAug3 chromosome 18, fChaAug3.hap1, whole genome shotgun sequence DNA includes these proteins:
- the LOC143336513 gene encoding toll-like receptor 5 → MKMWALVVVICVFLQVPGCFPSCLIMGSVASCTSCKLRWVPSLPPHITHLYLEMNHIGEINSTSLSGLESLLELDLGHQYVPLVIKSNAFSRQTRLRKLVLGFNVGLRLEPEAFMGLSSLQNLNLDFCSLQDSILKENYLEPLSSLETLDLFGNQINRLQPSMFFTNMTNLKHLNLKLNKINKICESDLVGFQGKHFEVLNLDSVQLKAMIRKGFDWQTCGNPFRGMSFQTLDLSNNGFSPCKYKQFFRAIGGTKIAHLKLLGHMGKGFSFRNLPDPDLSTFEGLKNSSVLTLDLSKNRIFALKKGVFSPLKEVKVIDISQNRVNRIHRNAFDGLQGHLKMLNLSTNLLGEIYSYTFANLTSLRVLDLSYNHIGVLGYGSFSGFPNLEALHLKGNSLRDLGFPASLPSLSFVLLNDNKLTSVSGLTQFARNITYLDIQDNRLTNLNDVYTLWTQLKHLQVLFHGGNTIRWCTLSRQVSAISLNNLQVLDLHGSSLQSVWSQGRCLSLFDGLEHLLGLNLSFNALQSLPQGIFKGLTSVVEIDLSSNALTYLQPDVLPKSLKLLHLSNNFIASPDPAAFHSLSFLNLKMNRFHCDPNLTSFLTWLSNTNVTFLSPVKELRCEFPSGFHNVPLLSYSAQVTQQ, encoded by the exons ATGAAGATGTGGGCGCTGGTGGTTGTCATCTGTGTTTTCCTACAG GTGCCAGGTTGTTTTCCATCATGCCTCATAATGGGTTCTGTTGCCAGCTGTACCTCCTGCAAACTCCGCTGggttccttctctccctccccacATCACCCACCTGTACCTGGAGATGAACCACATCGGTGAGATCAACTCCACCTCCCTGTCAGGCCTGGAGTCGTTGCTGGAGCTGGACCTTGGACACCAGTATGTGCCGCTTGTAATTAAGAGCAACGCTTTCAGCAGACAAACACGCCTGAGGAAGCTGGTCCTCGGCTTCAATGTCGGCCTTCGACTGGAGCCAGAGGCTTTCATGGGACTGTCCAGTTTGCAGAATCTCAACCTGGATTTCTGTTCGCTTCAGGACTCCATACTGAAGGAGAACTATCTGGAACCACTGTCCTCTTTAGAGACTCTTGACCTCTTTGGTAACCAGATAAACAGACTCCAGCCATCAATGTTCTTTACAAACATGACCAATTTGAAACATCTGAATCTCAAGCTGaacaaaattaacaaaatatGTGAGTCTGATCTGGTTGGTTTCCAGGGGAAGCACTTTGAGGTCCTGAACTTGGACTCTGTTCAGTTAAAGGCCATGATTAGGAAAGGTTTTGACTGGCAGACATGTGGGAACCCTTTCAGAGGAATGTCCTTTCAGACCCTCGACCTGTCCAACAACGGGTTTAGTCCATGTAAATACAAGCAGTTTTTCAGAGCCATTGGCGGGACTAAGATCGCCCATCTCAAACTGTTAGGACACATGGGTAAAGGATTTTCTTTCCGTAATCTCCCTGATCCAGACCTCAGCACGTTCGAAGGCCTGAAGAACAGTTCGGTCCTTACACTGGATCTGTCTAAAAACAGGATATTTGCATTGAAAAAGGGGGTTTTTAGTCCACTGAAAGAGGTCAAAGTCATTGACATTTCCCAGAACAGAGTGAATCGGATACACAGGAATGCTTTTGACGGTCTTCAGGGACATTTAAAAATGCTCAACTTGTCAACAAACCTGCTTGGGGAAATCTATTCTTACACTTTTGCTAATCTGACAAGCCTGCGAGTGTTAGACTTGTCTTACAATCACATTGGTGTGCTGGGTTATGGCTCATTTAGTGGATTTCCCAACTTGGAAGCCTTACATCTGAAAGGAAACTCTTTGCGAGACCTGGGCTTCCCTGCGTCGCTACCCAGCCTTAGTTTTGTCCTCTTGAATGACAATAAGTTGACATCAGTGAGCGGCCTCACACAGTTTGCCAGAAACATCACATATCTGGACATCCAGGACAACAGATTAACAAACCTGAACGACGTTTACACCCTCTGGACTCAACTGAAACACCTCCAGGTTCTCTTCCATGGAGGAAACACAATCAGGTGGTGCACACTCAGTAGGCAGGTTTCAGCAATTAGCTTGAATAATTTACAAGTCCTGGATCTTCACGGCAGCTCCCTGCAGTCTGTGTGGTCTCAGGGGAGATGCCTGAGTCTGTTTGATGGTCTCGAACATTTGCTTGGTCTCAACTTGAGCTTCAACGCGCTGCAGTCGCTTCCTCAGGGCATTTTTAAGGGTCTCACCTCAGTAGTGGAGATAGACCTCTCATCCAACGCCTTGACGTACCTCCAGCCTGACGTACTACCCAAAAGTCTCAAACTACTCCACCTCTCCAACAACTTCATAGCCTCCCCTGATCCCGCCGCTTTTCACTCACTGAGCTTCCTCAACCTGAAGATGAACAGATTTCACTGCGATCCAAACCTGACGAGCTTCCTGACTTGGCTGAGCAACACCAACGTAACTTTCCTGAGTCCCGTTAAGGAGCTCAGATGTGAATTTCCTTCTGGTTTCCATAATGTTCCTCTGTTGAGTTACTCCGCTCAGGTCACACAGCAGTAA